The following are encoded in a window of Gammaproteobacteria bacterium genomic DNA:
- a CDS encoding single-stranded DNA-binding protein, producing the protein MAERGLNKVMLIGRLGADPEVRYTASERAVANLSLATSERWKDREGEPQERTEWHRVVMFGKLAEIAKEYLRKGSQIYTEGRLQTRKWQDRDGNDRYTTEIVANEMTMLGGRREEGGERMPPAGDAPPGDAAPGPRKGRSPPSADGGDEFEDDIPF; encoded by the coding sequence ATGGCAGAAAGAGGATTGAACAAGGTCATGCTGATCGGCAGGCTGGGGGCGGACCCGGAGGTGCGCTACACGGCCAGCGAGCGGGCGGTCGCCAACCTGTCGCTGGCCACCAGCGAGCGCTGGAAGGATCGGGAGGGCGAGCCGCAGGAGCGCACGGAATGGCACCGGGTGGTGATGTTCGGCAAGCTGGCCGAGATCGCGAAGGAGTACCTGCGCAAGGGCTCTCAGATCTATACGGAGGGGCGATTACAGACCCGCAAATGGCAGGATCGGGATGGGAACGACCGCTACACCACGGAGATCGTCGCCAACGAGATGACCATGCTGGGCGGCCGCCGCGAGGAGGGGGGAGAACGGATGCCGCCCGCGGGGGATGCGCCCCCGGGGGATGCGGCGCCTGGGCCGCGGAAGGGCCGTTCCCCGCCGTCGGCGGACGGCGGCGACGAGTTCGAGGACGATATCCCGTTCTGA
- the nadA gene encoding quinolinate synthase NadA translates to MTDATLAPVASPAALRQPPEAVPPVVPEPLEDAERERLRRRIKRLLREQDATLVAHYYTSPAIQTLADETGGHVSDSLDMARYGHESPASTLVVCGVRFMGETAKILNPEKRVLMPDLRADCSLDLGCPAAEFGRFCDAHPERAVVVYANTSAAVKARADWMVTSGSALDVVRWLHRQGRPVLWAPDRYLGDYVRERTGADMLLWDGACIVHEEFKGRELAEMRARHPRAKVLVHPESPAAVRAQADYIGSTHGLIEAAREMAADVFIVATERGIFHKMQQAAPGKTFLVAPTSGRGATCKSCAYCPWMAMNWLQRLARVLETGENEINIPEEIRRRALRPIDRLLRFTRGRGQDILGANDA, encoded by the coding sequence ATGACGGATGCGACCCTGGCGCCAGTGGCCTCCCCGGCGGCGCTCCGCCAGCCGCCGGAGGCGGTGCCTCCGGTAGTGCCGGAGCCGCTGGAGGACGCGGAGCGGGAACGGTTGCGGAGGCGCATCAAGCGCTTGTTGCGGGAGCAGGATGCCACCCTGGTGGCGCATTACTACACCTCTCCCGCCATCCAGACGCTAGCCGACGAAACCGGCGGCCACGTATCCGACTCCCTGGACATGGCCCGCTACGGCCACGAGTCCCCGGCCTCGACGCTGGTCGTTTGCGGCGTGCGCTTCATGGGCGAGACGGCGAAGATACTCAATCCGGAAAAGCGCGTGCTGATGCCCGATCTGCGGGCGGATTGCTCCCTGGACCTGGGCTGCCCCGCCGCCGAGTTCGGCCGCTTTTGCGATGCCCACCCGGAGCGCGCGGTGGTGGTCTATGCCAACACCAGCGCCGCCGTCAAGGCGCGCGCCGACTGGATGGTTACTTCCGGCAGCGCCCTGGATGTCGTTCGCTGGCTGCATCGCCAGGGCCGGCCGGTGCTGTGGGCGCCCGACCGCTACCTGGGCGACTACGTGCGCGAGCGCACCGGCGCCGACATGCTGCTGTGGGATGGCGCCTGCATCGTCCACGAGGAGTTCAAGGGCCGCGAATTGGCCGAGATGCGCGCCCGCCACCCCCGCGCCAAGGTGCTGGTGCACCCGGAGTCTCCGGCCGCGGTGCGGGCACAGGCAGACTACATCGGCTCGACCCACGGGCTGATCGAGGCGGCGCGCGAGATGGCCGCCGACGTCTTCATCGTCGCCACCGAGCGCGGCATCTTCCACAAGATGCAACAGGCGGCGCCCGGCAAGACCTTCCTGGTCGCGCCGACCAGCGGCCGGGGGGCGACTTGCAAGAGCTGCGCCTATTGCCCCTGGATGGCGATGAACTGGCTGCAGCGTCTCGCCCGGGTTCTGGAGACGGGGGAGAACGAGATCAATATCCCCGAGGAGATCCGCCGCCGCGCCCTGCGGCCCATAGACCGCCTGTTGCGGTTCACCCGCGGCCGCGGTCAGGATATCCTCGGCGCCAACGACGCCTGA
- a CDS encoding NUDIX domain-containing protein, which translates to MYKRHLKSGQSKAGGKPPAEALSGKSAPGTVGRLYPAVTSDIVIFTIREELLQLLLIQRAAPPYAGCWALPGGFVGAGEALERAAARELREETGVSGVYLEQLYTFGHPRRDPRGRVISVAYYALVPPGRIHPRPASDARRADWFRCDRLPPLAFDHSEIARMAQERLAAKLGYSTIAFQFLPGKFTLGELQRVYEIILGRALDKRNFRKRIMAYDCLQDIGETVGNGRRRPARLYALRSQGIEFVR; encoded by the coding sequence GTGTATAAGAGACACTTAAAGAGCGGACAGAGCAAGGCAGGCGGCAAGCCGCCCGCGGAAGCCTTGTCCGGCAAGTCTGCCCCCGGCACTGTCGGCCGGCTCTATCCCGCGGTGACCTCCGACATCGTGATCTTCACCATTCGGGAGGAGTTGCTGCAGTTGTTGCTCATCCAGCGCGCCGCGCCGCCTTATGCCGGTTGCTGGGCGCTGCCGGGCGGATTCGTGGGCGCCGGCGAGGCGCTGGAACGCGCCGCCGCCCGCGAGCTCCGGGAGGAGACGGGGGTAAGCGGGGTATATCTGGAGCAGCTCTACACTTTCGGCCACCCGCGGCGCGACCCCCGCGGGCGGGTGATCTCGGTGGCCTACTACGCATTGGTGCCGCCTGGCCGCATTCACCCGCGTCCTGCCAGCGACGCCCGTCGCGCCGATTGGTTCCGTTGCGACCGGCTGCCGCCGCTGGCCTTCGACCACAGCGAGATCGCGCGCATGGCCCAGGAGCGTCTGGCGGCCAAGCTGGGCTACTCCACCATCGCCTTCCAGTTCCTGCCCGGCAAGTTCACCCTGGGCGAGTTGCAGCGCGTGTACGAGATCATCCTCGGGCGGGCGCTGGACAAGCGAAATTTTCGCAAGCGCATCATGGCCTACGACTGTTTGCAGGACATCGGCGAGACCGTCGGCAACGGCCGCCGCCGTCCGGCGCGGCTGTATGCCCTGCGCTCGCAGGGCATCGAGTTCGTGCGATGA